A single region of the Jaculus jaculus isolate mJacJac1 chromosome 15, mJacJac1.mat.Y.cur, whole genome shotgun sequence genome encodes:
- the St8sia3 gene encoding sia-alpha-2,3-Gal-beta-1,4-GlcNAc-R:alpha 2,8-sialyltransferase isoform X1, producing the protein MRNCKMARVASVLGLVMLSVALLILSLISYVSLKKENIFGAPKYASPGAPRMYMFHAGFRSQFALKFLDPSFVPITNSLTHELQEKPSKWTFNRTAFLHQRQEILQHVDVIKNFSLTKNSVWIGQLMHYDYSSHKYVFSISNNFRSLLPDVSPIVNKHYNICAVVGNSGILTGSQCGQEIDKSDFVFRCNFAPTEAFQRDVGRKTNLTTFNPSILEKYYNNLLTIQDRNNFFLSLKKLDGAILWIPAFFFHTSATVTRTLVDFFVEHRGQLKVQLAWPGNIMQHVNRYWKNKHLSPKRLSTGILMYTLASAICEEIHLYGFWPFGFDPNTREDLPYHYYDKKGTKFTTKWQESHQLPAEFQLLYRMHGEGLTKLTLSHCA; encoded by the exons ATGAGAAACTGCAAAATGGCCCGGGTCGCCAGTGTGCTGGGGCTGGTCATGCTCAGCGTCGCCCTGCTCATTCTCTCGCTCATCAGCTACGTGTCCCTGAAAAAGGAGAACATCTTCGGTGCTCCCAAGTACGCCAGCCCCGGGGCGCCCCGAATGTACATGTTCCACGCGGGATTCCG GTCACAGTTTGCGCTGAAGTTTCTAGACCCGTCATTTGTGCCCATTACGAATTCTCTCACTCATGAACTTCAAGAGAAACCTTCTAAGTGGACATTTAATCGGACAGCATTTTTGCATCAAAG gcaAGAAATTCTTCAGCATGTCGATgtaataaaaaatttttctttgacCAAGAATAGTGTTTGGATTGGACAACTGATGCACTATGATTATTCCAGCCATAAATATGTTTTCTCTATTAGCAATAACTTCCGATCACTGCTTCCAGATGTATCACCCATTGTGAATAAGCATTATAATATCTGTGCAGTGGTTGGAAATAGTGGAATCCTGACAGGGAGTCAGTGTGGACAAGAAATAGATAAATCAGATTTTGTTTTCCGTTGCAATTTTGCCCCTACGGAGGCTTTCCAAAGAGATGTTGGAAGGAAAACCAACCTCACCACTTTCAACCCCAGCATCCTGGAAAAGTACTACAACAATCTTTTGACCATTCAGGACCGTAACAACTTCTTCCTCAGCTTAAAAAAGCTTGATGGGGCCATTCTTTGGATCCCAGCATTTTTCTTCCACACTTCTGCAACTGTTACCAGAACACTAGTTGACTTTTTTGTTGAACACAGAGGTCAGTTAAAGGTCCAGTTGGCTTGGCCTGGAAACATAATGCAACATGTCAACAG ATACTGGAAAAACAAACACCTGTCACCTAAACGGCTGAGCACGGGGATCCTCATGTACACCCTGGCATCTGCAATATGCGAAGAGATCCACCTGTATGGATTCTGGCCCTTCGGGTTTGACCCCAACACAAGGGAAGATCTCCCATACCATTACTATGacaaaaaaggaacaaaatttaCCACCAAGTGGCAGGAGTCCCACCAGCTGCCTGCTGAATTTCAGCTGCTGTACCGAATGCATGGGGAAGGGCTCACCAAGCTGACTCTGTCACACTGTGCCTAA
- the St8sia3 gene encoding sia-alpha-2,3-Gal-beta-1,4-GlcNAc-R:alpha 2,8-sialyltransferase isoform X2 — MRNCKMARVASVLGLVMLSVALLILSLISYVSLKKENIFGAPKYASPGAPRMYMFHAGFRQEILQHVDVIKNFSLTKNSVWIGQLMHYDYSSHKYVFSISNNFRSLLPDVSPIVNKHYNICAVVGNSGILTGSQCGQEIDKSDFVFRCNFAPTEAFQRDVGRKTNLTTFNPSILEKYYNNLLTIQDRNNFFLSLKKLDGAILWIPAFFFHTSATVTRTLVDFFVEHRGQLKVQLAWPGNIMQHVNRYWKNKHLSPKRLSTGILMYTLASAICEEIHLYGFWPFGFDPNTREDLPYHYYDKKGTKFTTKWQESHQLPAEFQLLYRMHGEGLTKLTLSHCA, encoded by the exons ATGAGAAACTGCAAAATGGCCCGGGTCGCCAGTGTGCTGGGGCTGGTCATGCTCAGCGTCGCCCTGCTCATTCTCTCGCTCATCAGCTACGTGTCCCTGAAAAAGGAGAACATCTTCGGTGCTCCCAAGTACGCCAGCCCCGGGGCGCCCCGAATGTACATGTTCCACGCGGGATTCCG gcaAGAAATTCTTCAGCATGTCGATgtaataaaaaatttttctttgacCAAGAATAGTGTTTGGATTGGACAACTGATGCACTATGATTATTCCAGCCATAAATATGTTTTCTCTATTAGCAATAACTTCCGATCACTGCTTCCAGATGTATCACCCATTGTGAATAAGCATTATAATATCTGTGCAGTGGTTGGAAATAGTGGAATCCTGACAGGGAGTCAGTGTGGACAAGAAATAGATAAATCAGATTTTGTTTTCCGTTGCAATTTTGCCCCTACGGAGGCTTTCCAAAGAGATGTTGGAAGGAAAACCAACCTCACCACTTTCAACCCCAGCATCCTGGAAAAGTACTACAACAATCTTTTGACCATTCAGGACCGTAACAACTTCTTCCTCAGCTTAAAAAAGCTTGATGGGGCCATTCTTTGGATCCCAGCATTTTTCTTCCACACTTCTGCAACTGTTACCAGAACACTAGTTGACTTTTTTGTTGAACACAGAGGTCAGTTAAAGGTCCAGTTGGCTTGGCCTGGAAACATAATGCAACATGTCAACAG ATACTGGAAAAACAAACACCTGTCACCTAAACGGCTGAGCACGGGGATCCTCATGTACACCCTGGCATCTGCAATATGCGAAGAGATCCACCTGTATGGATTCTGGCCCTTCGGGTTTGACCCCAACACAAGGGAAGATCTCCCATACCATTACTATGacaaaaaaggaacaaaatttaCCACCAAGTGGCAGGAGTCCCACCAGCTGCCTGCTGAATTTCAGCTGCTGTACCGAATGCATGGGGAAGGGCTCACCAAGCTGACTCTGTCACACTGTGCCTAA